The genomic segment GGCGGCTACAACAACATGATCTTCCCGCTGACAGACGAGATGGGAATCTCCATCTCCATCGGCAGCGCGTTCTATCCCGCGACGGGGCGGGGATGGGAGGGCGCCGGCGTGCAGCCCGACATCGCCGTGCGGGCGGAGGACGCGCTTGCGGCCGCGCACGCCGACGCGCTGAAGACGCTGGGCGAGCGGGAGACGGACGCGCGGCGGAAGGCGGAGCTGGCGTGGACGCGCGAGGTGGTGGAGGCGGCGCTGCACCCGCTGGCCGTTTCGGCGGCGGAGCTGGCCGCGTACGCCGGCACCTACGGCACGCGCGTGGTGACGGTGGACGGCGGCCGGCTGCTGTACCAGCGCCGCGCCGACCGCCCCACCGAGCCGCTGACCGCGCTCTCCGCGACGGAGTTCGCGCCCACGGGGACGGAGCGCGTCGGCTTCGTCCGCGACGCATCCGGCGCCGTCACCGCGCTGGTCGTCCGCACCGCCAGCGGGTCGACGACGACGTACCAGAAGACGAACTGATTGGACTCACGCAGAGGGCGCAGAGGTCGCAGAGGCCTGATCGGTTCTCTGCGACCTCTGCGCCCTCTGCGTGAGACTTCTTTTCAGGATCTCAGGATGAGGATTCGAGCGTGGCCTCGAGCTGGATGTCGACGCCGGCGAGCGCCTTGCTGACCGGGCAGCCGCTCTTGGTGCCGTTGGCGATCTCCTGGAACTGCGCCTCGTCGATCCCCGGCACCACGGCGCGCGTGCGCAGCTTCATGGTGGTGATCCCGAAGCCGTCGCCCACCTTCTCCACGGTGCAGGCGGCGCGCGTCTCCACGCGGGTGGGCGCGTGGCCGGCCTTCTCCAGCCCCGCCGACAGCGCCATGCTGAAGCACGCCGCCTCGGCCGCCGCCAGCAGCTCTTCGGGGTTGGTGCCGCCCGCGTCGCCGAAGCGCGAGCCGAACGAGTAGCTTCCCCCGATCGCGCCGCTCTCCCCCTCGAACCGCCCGTTCCCCCCCTGCAGCCCGCCTTCCCAGACGGCGCTCGCGTTGCGTGTCGGCATCCCCGCCTCCCTCGTCTCACGGTTCCTGATCATCCGCCCGCGCGGCCCTCCGCCGACCGCGCGCGGGGCGGGGAATGTACCCAGCGCCCCGGGACCGGGCCAGCCCGCCGCTCCCTGTCCCCTATCCCCCCGCAACTCAGTGGCAGGCGCCGTGGCCGCTGTCGCTGAAGCGGTCGTTCACGCCCACGAACTCCCAGTCGTAGCCGTCGGGGCGGAAGACGAGGCGCAGCACGCCGTGCACCTTGTTCTGGTGCACCTCGCTGTTGGGCTCGAGCTTCTCGCGGAAGTCGTAGAACGGCGCGCCGCCGGTGCCTACGACGAACTGCCGGATGCCGCGCTGCTGGTCGGGGTGCCCGTCGGGGTCCTGCGGCAGGAAGCGCTCGTACACGTGGTCGTGGCCGGAGAGCAGCACGTCCACGCCGCCCGCGTACATCGCGCGGAACGCGTACTTCACCCGCTCCGACTCGCCGTGGTCGCCCGAGCTGAAGCGCGGGCGGTGCATGTAGACGAGCGTGCACTTCACGGGGTGGGCCTGGAGATCGCCGCGCAGCCACGCCGCCTGCTCCGACGCGGAGTCCATCGCGGTCTCGCTGTTGAGGACGACGACGTGCCACCCCTCCAGGTCGTAGCTGTACCACCCCTTGCCGCGCGGCCCGGCCGCGGCGCCGAAGTAGTCGTAGTACGGGCCGCCGTGGTCCGTGCGCATGTCGTGGTTGCCGACCGCCGGCCGCGTGCGCGCCTTGTGCCGGCCCCAGGTGGGCCCGTAGCAGTCGCGGTACTGCGCCGGCGTGCCGCCCTGGTACACGTTGTCGCCCAGCGGCGCCACCACGCCGCCGATGTGGTCCAGCAGGCGCGCAGTGGCCCCGTCGCTGCGCCACCAGCACCCGGCGATGTCGCCCGCGGCCACGAGCGAGGTGTGCGGCGGCGGGCCGGGGCGGCGCTCCTCGCCCTGGCAGGCGGCCAGCACGATCAGGGAGATCAACAGCAGGGGGATGGAGATGCGCTGCATGCTGCGGCCCGGGTGCGTCGCGTCGGGGATTGCGTGGGATGATGCGCCTCGGCGGCACCGTGTGGGACAGAGCGGCGTCCGCTAGATTCCTCGCACCGAAGCTATCCTCCGCTCCCGCGCACCGCATCCCCATGTGCCTGGTCCTGCTCGCCTGGGATTCGCACCCCGAGTATCGCCTGGTCGTCGGCGCCAACCGCGACGAGTTCTACGCGCGTCCCACCGCGCCGGCGGACTGGTGGCAGGATGCGCCCCACGTCCTCGCCGGCCGCGACCTGCGCGACGGGGGGACGTGGATGGGGGTGACGCGCACGGGCCGCTTCGCCGCCGTCACCAACTTCCGCGAGCCGCAGGCGTACCGTGTCGGCGCGCCGTCGCGCGGGTTCCTCGTCGCCAACTTCCTCATCAGCCGCGCGCCCACGCTCGGCTACGCGGCGGGGCTGATGCCCATCGCGCCGACGTTCAACGGCTTCAACCTGCTGCTGTTCGACGGGGCGACGCTGGCCTGGTTCTCCAACCGCGCGGCGGGCGCGCGGACGCTGCCGCCGGGCGTCTACGGGCTGAGCAACCACCTGCTCGACACGCCGTGGCCCAAGGTGGTGAGCGGGAAGGCCGACCTCCGCGACGCGCTGGCCGGCCCCGCGGACGAGATGGAGGCCCGCCTCTTCGCCTCGCTCGCCCGCCGCGACCCCGCGTCCGACACCGATCTGCCGTCCACGGGGATCGAGCCCGAGCGCGAGCGGGCGCTCTCCAGCGCCTTCATCGCCACGCCCGAGTACGGCACGCGCTGCTCCACCGTCCTCCTCCTCGGCCGCGACGGTGAGGTGAGCCTCACGGAGCGGACGACGACCCTCCCGTCCGCCGACGAGTGGAGCGAGGTTCGCCACCGCTTCCGCATCGGCGAGCCCGCCGCATCTCCATCTCCCTGAACGGATTGGATTTCTCACGCGGAGACGCGGAGACGCGGAGGGGCAGCCAGGCTCCTCCGCGTCTCCGCGTGAGATCGATCTTCTACGGCTGCGTAGGCTGCTGCGCCGGACGGGCGCCGGTTACGCGTCCCGCCTGGTCCACCGTGTACTCGATCAGCGCGCCCGACGCGGTGCGTACCGTGCGCACGATCTGCCCCGCCTGGTTCGTCGTCTGCCCGACCACGGGAAGGCTGGTGATCGCCCCCAGCGTGCGCGTCCCCACCACCTGCCCGGCGGTGCCCAGCGTCCGCTCGACCAGGTTGCCGGACGCGTCGAGCGTGGTCTGCACCGTCTGCCCCAGCGTGTTCACCGTCTGGCTGAGGACGCCGCCCGGCGCGGTCACGTTCTCCAGCGTCTGCCCCACGACGCCGACCGTGCGATCCACCACGCCGCCGGGCTGCAGCGCCGTGTTGGCGATGCCGCCGACGGTGCCCACGGTGCGGTTCACCGTGCCGACCAGCTGCGTCACCACCTCGGGGTGGTTGTCGACGAAGGTCAGCGTGCGCTCGATCATCTGCGTCACGTTGTCGAGATCGACCAGCAGCAGCGCCTCGGCGTGCACCCCGCGGATCCCCACGTTCACCTGGGCGATGGAGACGTCGGCGCCGGCCTGCACGCGCACCAGGTTGGCCACGGCCGCGTTCAGCGCCACCCGCGCCTGCAGGTTGCTGACCTCCAGCGTGATGCGCTCGACGCAGAGGTCCGGCACCATCAGCACCACGTCGTACGCCTGGTAGGGCCCGGGCGGCGCCGTCTGCCCGGCGGCCACGTTCGCCGGCGCCGCGGCGGAGCGCGCGCACTCCTGCACGGCTGCCTGCTGCGGCGCGCGGTTGCGCTGGCCGGCCGCCCCCGCGGGCACCAGCAGCGCAAGCGCGAGCGCCCCTCCCCATCTCGCCCCTCTTCGCATGCTCCCCCTTCCGCGTCCCGGTGCGCGCGGCCCGGTCGGCCGCCGTCCGGCGCCACCCGCCGGGCAGAAACCATGCCGGGAGAGGCACGGAAGTTGATCGCCCCGCCCGCCGTGAACATGCGTACCCAGCTCCTCGCCCTGGCCGCCGCGACGGCGCCTCTCCTCGCCGCGATCCCCGCGCGGGCGCAGCAGCCGGCGCCGTCGGTCTGCGTTTCGGCGAGTGGAGATTCGGCGCGCGCGGACACGACGTCTGCCGCCGGGCGGGCGGACGTGGTGATCCGCGCCGGCGTCTCCATCCGCGAGCTGCGCTTCGAGACGCGGCCGCAGGCGAGCGCGGCGGTACTCGGCTGCCCGCCGGGGACGCCGCGCCGCGCTCTCCGCCGATCCGGCGCTCGCGCTGGCGGGCGGCGGCCCGTGCGCGACCGTTGCCGGGGACAGCGTGCGCGCCCCGCCCCGGCCTTAGCGGCGGACGGCACGGCCCGTGCTTCGCCGCGCGGCGGGGTGGGGGATGGGGATGACGTTCACGCCGCGGGGGCGGTCCCGGCGGCGGCCATGGATTCCGGAGGTGGGGGGATGAAGGGACCCGCAGTGCTGGCCGCAATCGCGCTGCTCGCCGCGTCCGCGCAGACGGCGATGGCGCAGCAGGATACGACCTCCGCGCGCATCCAGGCGCAGGCGCGTCCCGCCGGCCAGCCGGCGGCGCCGCTCGCCACGGCGCAGACCGGCACGCCGAACTACGACGTGGTGCTGCTCGTCCCCGACCTCTCGGTCGACTCCATCGGCCTCACCGTGCAGGACCTGCGCGCGCGGCTGGCGCTGGCCGCCAACGCCGCCAACCTGGTGACGCTCGACGCCGGCGCCGACGTCGGCATCGAGCGCGTGCGGCTGAGCATCGAGGGCGTGCGCGCCGAGGCGTACCTGTGGGTGGATCTCGACAACGTGTCGCGCGTGGTGAACCGCGTGGTGGCCACCCTCGACCGCAACCCGCAGATCCTCACCCAGGTCCTGAGCACCGTCGACACGGCGGTCGGCGTCGTCGGCCGCGTGGGCAACACCGCGCTGGCGCCCAACGGCGTGGTCGGCCGTACGGTGGGCGTGGCCGGGCGCACGCTGAACAACGTCACCGCGCCGGGCGGGCTGCTGAGCCAGACGGTGAACGCGGCGGGGCAGACGGTGCAGCGCGTGCTC from the Longimicrobium sp. genome contains:
- a CDS encoding NRDE family protein; amino-acid sequence: MCLVLLAWDSHPEYRLVVGANRDEFYARPTAPADWWQDAPHVLAGRDLRDGGTWMGVTRTGRFAAVTNFREPQAYRVGAPSRGFLVANFLISRAPTLGYAAGLMPIAPTFNGFNLLLFDGATLAWFSNRAAGARTLPPGVYGLSNHLLDTPWPKVVSGKADLRDALAGPADEMEARLFASLARRDPASDTDLPSTGIEPERERALSSAFIATPEYGTRCSTVLLLGRDGEVSLTERTTTLPSADEWSEVRHRFRIGEPAASPSP
- a CDS encoding OsmC family peroxiredoxin yields the protein MPTRNASAVWEGGLQGGNGRFEGESGAIGGSYSFGSRFGDAGGTNPEELLAAAEAACFSMALSAGLEKAGHAPTRVETRAACTVEKVGDGFGITTMKLRTRAVVPGIDEAQFQEIANGTKSGCPVSKALAGVDIQLEATLESSS
- a CDS encoding metallophosphoesterase, which produces MQRISIPLLLISLIVLAACQGEERRPGPPPHTSLVAAGDIAGCWWRSDGATARLLDHIGGVVAPLGDNVYQGGTPAQYRDCYGPTWGRHKARTRPAVGNHDMRTDHGGPYYDYFGAAAGPRGKGWYSYDLEGWHVVVLNSETAMDSASEQAAWLRGDLQAHPVKCTLVYMHRPRFSSGDHGESERVKYAFRAMYAGGVDVLLSGHDHVYERFLPQDPDGHPDQQRGIRQFVVGTGGAPFYDFREKLEPNSEVHQNKVHGVLRLVFRPDGYDWEFVGVNDRFSDSGHGACH